The following are from one region of the Cloacibacterium normanense genome:
- a CDS encoding alpha-amylase family glycosyl hydrolase has product MKKIVLASAFAFLASCASQNTTTPSSFDWKGANVYFAVTDRFNNGNPDNDVNFNRTEKAAVLRGFEGGDIRGVIQKIDEGYFNKLGINAIWLTPIVEQIHGATDEGTGLTYAFHGYWTKDWTALDPNFGTEEDLKELVEKAHQNGIKIVLDAVINHTGPVTYVDPEYPNKWVRTEPQCTYNSYEMTTACTLVKNLPDVITESDENVGLPPMLEQKWRKEGRYEKEMSELNVFFVKTGFPRAPKYYIMKWLADYIVKYGIDGYRIDTLKHTNEDVWKDFKKVCDLAFAEYKLNNPKKILDNSPFFTIGELYGYGISQKRLYDFGDKKVNYYQNGLNSLINFDFKGDANKSYEEIFSNYDQILHADLSGNTVMNYISSHDDGDPFDKERKRNYEAGTKLLLAPGISQVYYGDETARKLIVEGAIGDANLRSNMNWDEVKNNPETQKVLTHWQKLGQFRRNHAAVGAGKHQMVSNSPYWFTRTYKDDKVLVGLDLNPGVKEVSVAGIFENGTRLRDAYSGKTAKVTNGKVSIDSEFGIVLYEKL; this is encoded by the coding sequence ATGAAAAAAATAGTTTTAGCTTCCGCATTCGCTTTTTTAGCAAGCTGCGCATCACAAAATACCACAACTCCATCATCATTTGATTGGAAAGGAGCCAATGTATATTTCGCAGTAACTGACAGGTTCAACAATGGAAATCCTGACAACGATGTTAATTTCAATAGAACCGAAAAAGCAGCCGTTTTAAGAGGTTTCGAAGGTGGCGACATAAGAGGTGTTATTCAAAAAATAGATGAAGGTTATTTCAATAAATTAGGAATTAACGCGATTTGGCTCACTCCAATTGTAGAACAAATTCACGGCGCAACTGATGAAGGAACAGGTCTTACTTATGCTTTTCATGGATATTGGACAAAAGATTGGACCGCTCTTGACCCAAACTTTGGAACTGAAGAAGATTTAAAAGAATTGGTAGAAAAAGCACACCAAAACGGAATAAAAATAGTATTAGACGCCGTGATTAATCACACTGGTCCTGTTACTTATGTAGACCCAGAATATCCTAATAAATGGGTAAGAACAGAACCACAATGTACTTACAATTCTTATGAAATGACTACCGCTTGTACTTTGGTTAAAAATTTACCAGATGTAATTACTGAAAGTGATGAAAATGTAGGACTTCCGCCAATGTTAGAACAAAAGTGGAGAAAAGAAGGCCGTTACGAAAAAGAAATGTCTGAACTGAATGTATTTTTCGTGAAAACTGGATTTCCGAGAGCGCCAAAATATTACATTATGAAATGGCTTGCTGATTATATCGTAAAATATGGAATTGATGGTTACAGAATAGACACCCTGAAACACACCAATGAAGACGTTTGGAAAGATTTCAAAAAAGTTTGCGACCTTGCTTTTGCTGAATATAAATTGAACAATCCTAAAAAAATTCTAGACAACTCACCATTCTTCACCATTGGAGAACTTTATGGTTACGGAATTTCTCAGAAAAGATTGTATGATTTTGGAGATAAAAAAGTCAATTATTATCAAAACGGATTGAATTCTTTAATTAATTTCGATTTCAAAGGAGATGCCAATAAATCTTATGAAGAAATATTCAGCAATTATGATCAAATTTTGCACGCAGACCTTTCTGGAAACACCGTAATGAACTATATTTCTTCTCACGATGACGGCGATCCTTTTGACAAAGAAAGAAAAAGAAATTACGAAGCGGGAACAAAACTTCTACTCGCTCCAGGAATTTCGCAAGTTTATTACGGCGACGAAACCGCTAGAAAATTAATCGTGGAAGGCGCAATTGGCGATGCCAACCTAAGAAGCAATATGAATTGGGACGAGGTAAAAAACAATCCTGAAACCCAAAAAGTATTAACACATTGGCAAAAACTAGGTCAGTTCCGTAGAAATCACGCAGCAGTAGGTGCTGGAAAACATCAGATGGTTTCTAATTCACCGTATTGGTTTACCAGAACTTACAAAGACGATAAAGTTTTAGTAGGTTTAGACTTAAATCCTGGCGTAAAAGAAGTTTCTGTAGCAGGAATTTTCGAGAACGGAACGAGATTAAGAGACGCTTATAGCGGAAAAACTGCAAAAGTTACTAACGGAAAAGTTTCTATAGATTCAGAATTTGGCATAGTTTTGTATGAAAAGTTATAA
- a CDS encoding DEAD/DEAH box helicase — MNLFTESNLSPDLLKAIGELGYEQPTEIQKQTIPFILSDTRDLIALAATGTGKTAAFSLPILDMIDDASRKIQLLVLCPTRELCLQITKDIKNYTKYLPNLKTTAVYGGSSITDQIRSLREKPQIIVGTPGRVIDLIGRKALDFSEIHWLVLDEADEMLSMGFKDDLETILNETPSEKQTLLFSATMSKEVERITKNYLTNPHRISVGSINEVKKNIKHEYYVVGYRQKKEALKRLLDANPNQYSIIFCRTRMETQEVADFLMQNAYAADALHGDLSQAQRDTVMKKFRLKNIDILVATDVAARGLDVNSLTHVIHYSLPDDPEVFVHRSGRTGRAGKDGISMSLIKPEESRKLKQIKLSTKIEIVEKKIPTGEEIIKAQVEGVFEKLFTEHEELFTFDDSLIPDLSAFSKEELVHQLLQLQLRDLALFYKDKQDLADQKLSNDRDDRGSRRDRDRDRGRGRDRDRGDRSERRSDRDGGRERGGKPKRRNENMTRFFFNLGKRDNLKKMDMLEIINKATAKSKKRADIGDIEILEKFSFFEVEKSFKDEVLKGLQTQKFKGKDMRAEVAN, encoded by the coding sequence ATGAATTTATTTACGGAATCCAATTTAAGTCCTGATTTATTGAAGGCAATTGGCGAACTCGGCTACGAACAGCCGACAGAAATCCAGAAACAGACTATTCCTTTTATCCTTTCGGATACTCGCGATCTCATCGCACTTGCGGCAACAGGAACAGGCAAAACAGCAGCATTTTCGCTTCCGATTCTGGATATGATAGACGACGCAAGTCGTAAAATCCAGTTATTAGTGCTTTGCCCTACTCGTGAACTTTGCCTTCAGATTACCAAAGACATTAAAAACTATACAAAATACCTTCCTAACCTAAAAACTACCGCAGTTTATGGAGGAAGCAGTATTACAGACCAAATTCGTTCACTTCGTGAGAAACCACAGATTATTGTAGGAACTCCAGGACGTGTAATTGATTTAATTGGTAGAAAAGCTTTAGATTTTTCAGAAATCCATTGGCTCGTTTTAGACGAAGCTGATGAAATGCTTTCTATGGGTTTCAAAGATGATTTGGAAACTATTTTAAACGAAACTCCTTCTGAAAAACAAACGTTACTTTTCTCTGCTACGATGAGCAAAGAGGTAGAACGTATTACCAAAAATTATTTGACCAATCCACACAGAATTTCTGTAGGTTCTATTAATGAAGTTAAGAAAAACATTAAGCACGAATATTATGTGGTAGGCTACAGACAGAAAAAAGAAGCTCTAAAAAGATTATTGGATGCTAATCCTAATCAATATTCTATTATTTTCTGTAGAACAAGAATGGAAACTCAGGAAGTTGCAGATTTCTTGATGCAAAATGCTTATGCAGCAGATGCACTTCACGGTGATTTATCTCAAGCGCAGAGAGATACGGTAATGAAAAAATTCCGTTTGAAAAACATTGACATTTTGGTTGCAACAGACGTAGCAGCTAGAGGTTTAGATGTAAATTCTCTTACGCACGTTATTCACTACTCGCTTCCAGATGATCCAGAAGTTTTCGTACATAGAAGTGGTAGAACTGGTAGAGCTGGTAAAGATGGTATTTCTATGTCTTTAATTAAACCTGAAGAATCTAGAAAACTAAAACAAATTAAACTTTCTACAAAAATTGAAATTGTAGAGAAGAAAATTCCAACGGGTGAAGAGATCATCAAAGCTCAAGTAGAAGGTGTTTTTGAAAAGTTATTTACAGAACACGAAGAGCTTTTCACTTTTGACGACAGCCTTATCCCTGATTTATCTGCATTCTCTAAAGAAGAATTGGTTCACCAGTTGCTTCAACTTCAGCTAAGAGATTTAGCGCTTTTCTATAAAGACAAACAAGATTTGGCAGACCAAAAATTATCTAATGACAGAGATGACAGAGGCAGTAGAAGAGATCGTGACCGTGATAGAGGAAGAGGAAGAGACAGAGACAGAGGAGACAGAAGCGAAAGACGTTCGGACAGAGACGGAGGAAGAGAAAGAGGTGGAAAACCAAAACGCAGAAACGAAAACATGACCAGATTTTTCTTTAACCTTGGTAAAAGAGATAATCTAAAGAAAATGGACATGCTAGAAATCATCAATAAAGCTACGGCTAAATCTAAAAAACGTGCAGACATAGGTGATATAGAAATTCTAGAAAAATTCTCATTCTTCGAAGTTGAAAAATCTTTTAAAGACGAAGTTCTAAAAGGTTTACAAACACAGAAATTCAAAGGAAAAGATATGCGCGCCGAAGTGGCCAACTAA
- a CDS encoding DUF2490 domain-containing protein, with product MIRKFCIIFIFTFAIFAKSQTNSSEHLSGFAVVSLNYKHSPKWNAYLELQERSIEDFSKPDYYEIKGGIGYNLDKSNQFFVGLGRYATYKESRIANEEFRIWLQHTYSINLDKLKIDNRIRLEKRFFHNAITDVNTNDERYRFRTALTLPLNSDKMAPKTIFANAFDELFIGPNGDLFKRNRIFGGVGYVFNSSVSTNLGYMWQRELSPNLRSLHFLYLAFNFTLDRAKLGHHEPYNVAD from the coding sequence ATGATACGCAAATTTTGCATTATCTTCATTTTTACTTTTGCTATTTTCGCAAAATCTCAAACCAATAGTTCAGAACATCTTTCTGGTTTTGCAGTAGTTTCACTCAATTACAAACATAGTCCAAAATGGAATGCTTACTTAGAATTACAAGAACGTTCGATAGAAGATTTTAGCAAACCCGATTATTACGAAATCAAAGGAGGAATAGGTTATAATCTTGATAAAAGCAACCAATTTTTCGTAGGTTTAGGAAGATACGCAACCTACAAAGAAAGCAGAATTGCCAATGAAGAATTCAGAATTTGGTTACAGCACACTTATTCCATTAATTTAGATAAATTAAAGATTGACAATAGAATACGTCTCGAAAAACGTTTCTTTCATAACGCAATTACAGACGTAAACACCAATGACGAAAGATACAGATTCAGAACTGCATTAACACTGCCTCTTAACAGTGATAAAATGGCTCCAAAAACCATTTTTGCGAATGCTTTTGACGAGCTTTTCATTGGTCCAAATGGAGATTTATTTAAGAGAAATAGAATTTTCGGAGGTGTAGGATATGTATTTAATTCAAGCGTTTCTACCAATCTAGGCTATATGTGGCAAAGAGAACTTAGTCCTAACCTTAGAAGCTTACATTTCTTGTATTTAGCATTTAATTTCACCTTAGACAGAGCTAAACTCGGGCATCACGAACCTTACAACGTAGCAGATTAA
- a CDS encoding TlpA family protein disulfide reductase — MKKFILLFALLIFAWGVSQQVPKVLKTKFSKEALAQKVTDINGKTISISKILDQNKGKIVVIDLWASWCRDCLKAMPKAKELEDKNPNVKFIFLSLDRNEEAWKKGLEKHEMTQKENYWFHVGWKNDFNNYIDLNWIPRYLIVNQKSGIAKYYAISPEDPEIQKTIDELSK, encoded by the coding sequence ATGAAAAAGTTTATCCTATTGTTTGCGCTTCTTATCTTTGCTTGGGGAGTCTCGCAACAAGTTCCAAAAGTTTTGAAAACCAAATTTTCTAAAGAAGCTTTGGCTCAAAAAGTAACCGATATTAATGGTAAAACCATCAGTATTTCTAAAATTTTAGACCAAAATAAAGGAAAAATTGTTGTAATCGATTTATGGGCAAGTTGGTGTAGAGATTGTCTAAAAGCAATGCCAAAAGCTAAGGAATTAGAAGATAAAAATCCGAATGTAAAGTTTATTTTCCTTTCTCTAGACCGAAACGAAGAAGCTTGGAAAAAGGGATTAGAAAAACATGAAATGACTCAAAAAGAAAATTATTGGTTTCATGTAGGTTGGAAAAATGATTTTAATAATTACATAGACCTCAACTGGATTCCGAGATACTTAATTGTCAATCAAAAATCTGGAATTGCTAAATATTATGCGATTTCTCCAGAAGATCCAGAAATTCAGAAAACAATAGATGAGTTATCAAAATAA
- a CDS encoding adenylosuccinate synthase, which produces MSTYVVVGLQFGDEGKGKITDVLSAKSDYVVRFQGGDNAGHTVYVGEDKFVLHLLPSGVLQCKGKCIIANGVVVNPKAFLREIGQLEAKGYKTDHVFISRRAHVIMPYHIMLDTYREEELGGTQIGTTKKGIGPCYEDKIARVGIRMIDLLNPEVLKEKIEKNLKIKNNLFEKYFGKPAMSFDEIYNEFLEIGKQLQDRIVDTELELNEAIRDNKNILFEGAQALMLDIDFGTYPYVTSSSPSTGGVCTGAGVPPTSLQNLIGVSKAYTTRVGHGPFPTELDNDLGEHIRKVGHEYGATTGRPRRTGWLDLVALKHACMINGINNLVITKLDVLTGIDTLKIATHYKTEDGKIIDYFTSSTTKLYDYEAIYTDLPGWTEDITTARTFDELPENAKKYIGFIEEYLGINVYLVSVGPERSQNIIRKELF; this is translated from the coding sequence ATGTCAACTTACGTTGTTGTTGGTCTTCAATTTGGAGATGAAGGTAAAGGAAAAATTACCGATGTTCTTTCAGCTAAATCAGATTATGTAGTTCGTTTTCAAGGCGGTGACAATGCTGGTCACACTGTTTATGTAGGCGAAGATAAGTTTGTACTGCATTTGCTTCCTTCTGGAGTTTTACAATGCAAGGGAAAATGTATTATTGCGAATGGAGTAGTGGTAAATCCTAAAGCTTTTTTACGAGAAATAGGACAGCTAGAAGCTAAAGGTTATAAAACTGACCACGTTTTTATCAGTAGAAGAGCGCATGTAATTATGCCTTATCACATCATGCTCGATACTTACAGAGAAGAGGAATTGGGCGGAACGCAGATTGGAACGACCAAGAAAGGAATCGGACCTTGTTATGAAGACAAAATTGCAAGAGTAGGAATCAGAATGATTGACCTCTTGAATCCAGAAGTCTTGAAAGAAAAAATTGAGAAAAATCTTAAAATTAAAAACAATCTTTTCGAGAAATATTTTGGAAAACCAGCCATGAGTTTTGACGAAATTTACAATGAATTTTTAGAAATTGGAAAACAACTTCAAGATAGAATTGTAGATACAGAATTAGAATTGAACGAAGCGATTCGTGATAATAAAAATATCCTTTTCGAAGGAGCGCAAGCATTAATGCTTGATATAGATTTCGGTACTTATCCTTACGTAACTTCTTCATCGCCTTCTACAGGTGGAGTTTGTACAGGAGCAGGAGTTCCGCCAACTTCTTTGCAGAATTTAATTGGGGTTTCCAAAGCGTATACTACTAGAGTTGGTCACGGTCCTTTTCCTACAGAATTAGACAATGATTTAGGAGAGCACATCAGAAAAGTAGGTCATGAATACGGAGCAACTACAGGAAGACCAAGAAGAACGGGTTGGTTAGACTTAGTAGCGCTTAAACACGCTTGTATGATTAATGGTATCAATAATTTAGTGATTACTAAACTAGATGTTCTTACAGGAATTGATACTTTGAAAATCGCTACGCATTATAAAACTGAAGACGGAAAAATTATTGATTATTTCACTTCTTCTACTACAAAATTATACGATTACGAAGCAATTTATACCGATTTGCCAGGTTGGACAGAAGATATTACCACGGCTAGAACTTTTGATGAATTGCCAGAAAATGCTAAGAAATATATTGGTTTTATAGAGGAATATCTAGGAATTAATGTATACTTGGTTTCTGTAGGTCCAGAAAGAAGTCAAAATATTATAAGAAAAGAATTATTCTAA
- a CDS encoding energy transducer TonB, producing MSKNFFTYDPHQALNEVVFEKRNKEYGAYALRNEANVFLKKALFIGVGLFGLLAMTLLVIANLKPKAIENPVFVDINIKDLNLPEDVVERPIPRVIPPKAPVQVKTQSLTPPTPTRNAVKEETINQKVDDAVISTTTTPGVAVTNPNQHVATGTENGKEIVKETPAKPNPNEIVKNVDVEADFIGGVNAFRTKVLQNFDSSVVENETGEVVKAVVTFVVERDGTISNIKVSGENTDFNKEAEKTIKGIKGKWNPAKFQGENVRSYFRFPISMQFE from the coding sequence ATGAGCAAAAATTTCTTTACTTATGACCCGCATCAAGCGCTGAACGAAGTTGTTTTCGAGAAGAGAAACAAAGAATATGGAGCGTATGCTCTACGAAACGAAGCTAATGTCTTTCTAAAAAAGGCTTTATTTATAGGAGTTGGATTATTTGGTCTTTTAGCAATGACGCTCTTAGTTATTGCGAATTTAAAACCAAAAGCAATTGAAAATCCAGTTTTTGTAGATATAAATATTAAAGATCTTAATTTACCAGAAGATGTAGTAGAAAGACCAATACCTAGAGTTATTCCTCCGAAAGCTCCTGTTCAGGTAAAAACGCAGAGTTTAACTCCGCCTACTCCAACCAGAAACGCTGTAAAAGAGGAAACCATTAACCAAAAAGTAGATGATGCCGTAATTTCTACGACTACAACTCCAGGAGTTGCCGTTACCAACCCTAATCAACATGTAGCTACTGGAACAGAAAACGGAAAAGAGATTGTAAAAGAAACGCCTGCAAAACCTAATCCAAATGAAATTGTAAAGAATGTAGATGTAGAAGCAGATTTCATCGGTGGAGTTAATGCTTTTAGAACAAAAGTTTTACAAAATTTTGATTCTAGTGTCGTTGAAAATGAAACAGGTGAAGTGGTAAAAGCAGTGGTAACTTTTGTGGTAGAAAGAGACGGAACAATTTCTAATATTAAAGTTTCTGGAGAGAATACAGATTTTAATAAAGAAGCAGAAAAAACGATAAAAGGAATTAAAGGAAAATGGAATCCTGCAAAATTTCAAGGCGAAAATGTTCGTTCTTATTTTAGATTCCCTATTTCTATGCAGTTCGAATAA
- a CDS encoding DUF2461 domain-containing protein has protein sequence MQSSTLQFLRNLEKNNNREWFNDNKTLYQEAQQDVISFVEKLIEEMADFDEEMGKLEAKKSVFRIYRDTRFSKDKTPYKTNFGAGLGMGKGNKISGYYLHIEPGKSFLAGGVYMPEPSVLKTIRQEISAFGDEFKAILEQDEFRNYFRGLSVEDKLKKVPQGFEKDDKMAEYLKLKHFIVTHPVSDEQLLSENAVKEFAKIFKAMKPLNDFLQTPFI, from the coding sequence ATGCAATCATCCACCCTTCAATTTCTTAGAAATTTAGAAAAGAATAACAATAGAGAATGGTTTAATGATAATAAAACGCTTTATCAAGAAGCGCAACAAGATGTGATTTCTTTTGTGGAGAAATTAATAGAAGAAATGGCGGATTTTGATGAAGAAATGGGAAAACTAGAGGCTAAAAAATCTGTTTTTAGAATTTATAGAGACACTAGGTTTTCTAAAGATAAAACACCTTATAAAACCAATTTCGGAGCGGGTTTAGGAATGGGTAAAGGCAATAAAATTTCAGGATATTATTTGCATATAGAACCCGGAAAATCTTTTTTGGCAGGTGGTGTTTATATGCCAGAACCATCAGTTTTAAAGACGATAAGACAAGAAATTTCTGCTTTTGGTGACGAGTTCAAAGCGATTTTAGAACAAGATGAATTCAGAAATTATTTTCGTGGATTAAGTGTAGAAGATAAACTGAAAAAAGTGCCTCAAGGTTTTGAAAAAGATGATAAAATGGCTGAATATTTAAAACTCAAGCATTTTATCGTAACGCATCCCGTCTCTGATGAGCAATTGCTCAGTGAAAATGCGGTTAAGGAATTTGCTAAAATTTTCAAAGCCATGAAGCCGCTCAATGATTTTTTACAAACGCCTTTTATATAA
- a CDS encoding ParB/RepB/Spo0J family partition protein, with protein sequence MKDKKRAMGRGLGAILSAESKSNINSATDTGAEKLVGNMVEVALEDIYPNATQPRTYFDETALNELAQSIKNLGVIQPITLRKDGDKFEIISGERRYRASKIAGLTSIPAYIRLVNDQELLEMALVENIQREDLDAIEVALTYQRLLEEIGLTQENLSSRVGKERSTITNSIRLLRLSPEIQNAIRSGEISAGHGRAIISVEDAELQQELFKRIIKEGLNVRQAEKAASEFKNPKKSIQKTEKELPNHLRKVEKSLADVLEVGVEIKSSGKGKKGKIILDFNNEDELNKILSHFN encoded by the coding sequence ATGAAAGACAAAAAAAGAGCAATGGGACGTGGTTTGGGTGCTATTTTAAGTGCCGAAAGCAAAAGTAACATTAATTCTGCAACAGATACAGGAGCCGAAAAATTAGTAGGAAACATGGTAGAAGTAGCATTAGAAGATATTTATCCTAATGCAACTCAGCCAAGAACTTATTTTGATGAAACTGCCCTTAATGAATTGGCTCAATCGATAAAAAATCTTGGAGTCATTCAACCTATCACTTTAAGAAAAGATGGTGATAAATTTGAAATTATCTCTGGGGAAAGACGTTACAGAGCTTCTAAAATTGCTGGTCTTACTTCTATTCCTGCTTACATAAGATTGGTAAATGACCAAGAATTGCTAGAAATGGCTTTGGTAGAAAATATCCAGCGTGAAGATTTAGATGCAATAGAAGTAGCACTTACTTATCAAAGATTATTAGAAGAAATAGGTCTTACTCAAGAAAATTTAAGTTCTAGAGTAGGAAAAGAAAGAAGTACGATTACGAATTCTATTCGTTTGTTGAGGTTAAGTCCTGAGATTCAAAATGCGATTAGAAGCGGCGAGATTTCTGCAGGTCATGGTAGAGCAATCATCAGTGTAGAAGATGCCGAACTTCAACAAGAACTTTTCAAAAGAATCATCAAAGAAGGATTAAACGTAAGACAAGCTGAAAAAGCAGCTTCGGAATTTAAAAATCCTAAAAAATCTATCCAAAAAACAGAAAAAGAACTTCCGAATCATCTAAGAAAAGTAGAAAAATCATTAGCTGATGTTTTAGAAGTTGGGGTAGAAATAAAATCTTCAGGCAAAGGAAAAAAAGGGAAAATCATCCTTGATTTCAATAACGAAGATGAACTGAACAAAATCCTTTCACATTTTAATTAA
- a CDS encoding ParA family protein, which yields MGKIIGVANQKGGVGKTTTAVNLAAALGVLEKKVLLIDADPQANATSGLGIEEVNYSTYNLLEHSADVKDCIQKTSSPNLDLVPSHIDLVAAEIELVDRDKREYMLKKALEEVKSEYDYIIIDCAPSLGLITVNALTAADSVIIPIQCEYFALEGLGKLLNTVKNVQKIHNYDLDIEGLLLTMYDSRLRLSNQVVEEVNTHFPEMVFETVISRNVRLSEAPSFGESILMYDAESKGAIQYIQLAEEVLLKNEKLQKA from the coding sequence ATGGGAAAAATTATTGGAGTTGCCAATCAGAAAGGAGGCGTAGGTAAAACCACTACTGCAGTGAATTTAGCAGCTGCGCTTGGCGTTTTAGAGAAAAAAGTTTTATTAATTGATGCAGATCCACAGGCTAATGCTACCTCAGGTTTAGGAATAGAAGAAGTAAATTATTCTACCTATAATTTATTGGAACACAGTGCAGATGTGAAAGATTGTATCCAAAAAACTTCATCTCCAAATTTAGACCTTGTACCTTCTCATATTGATTTGGTAGCAGCGGAAATTGAGTTAGTAGACCGTGACAAGAGAGAATATATGCTTAAAAAAGCATTAGAAGAGGTGAAATCTGAGTATGACTACATCATCATCGATTGTGCACCAAGTTTAGGTCTTATTACGGTAAATGCACTTACTGCTGCAGATTCTGTAATCATTCCAATTCAGTGTGAATATTTCGCACTAGAAGGTTTAGGCAAATTATTGAACACCGTGAAAAATGTTCAGAAAATTCACAATTATGATTTAGACATCGAAGGTTTATTACTTACCATGTACGATTCTAGATTAAGACTTTCTAATCAGGTGGTAGAAGAAGTAAATACGCATTTCCCAGAAATGGTTTTCGAAACGGTAATTTCTAGAAATGTAAGACTTTCTGAAGCGCCAAGTTTCGGAGAAAGCATCTTGATGTACGATGCCGAAAGCAAAGGTGCAATTCAATATATTCAATTGGCAGAAGAGGTACTTCTGAAAAACGAAAAATTACAAAAAGCATAA